One Melospiza georgiana isolate bMelGeo1 chromosome 12, bMelGeo1.pri, whole genome shotgun sequence genomic window carries:
- the LOC131088705 gene encoding uncharacterized protein LOC131088705 — MGDSGAESLHSCIGLLGISAGSLLLAVHFYSSARAAPLIPSTALGVLLLLVSALLAYAGIRRSLRSASLLVALCLTLSALWSGYGVILILAGQGALPGPGDARDALVPGLATFTLALLLLAVVGFLCGEPLLGLVAAAVSLASAHEVALHCSSSLGPSAVACAHLSVCLLGGYFALGRILCLLTKGSLALPGTELTEKKAQEQGRGSTGSTNPFTAPGLLLNMLSASVFCCRLLGVTHRLFLGHVPWLWAAGTFQIGICVLSYRAMDALMATAFGFTSILKFAAGYCLLYPAWQPEEPSLPTPFLVVFSILFAVLALFLSLQSPVDGLYLLVFVAYCIALACSPRGFFAGGPQGVAVAIFVSSALVALIHLYNVRARAKIPTGKGAVKALLARSSLLKLREGPDLHTPYLGYSKYADAEVLTYACSVLASFALTASGDPQAPLATVVIPWLVVAGGILKLLGGSVAFARGKTLESSAFILYSVMWIIWGLTRYSGLCGTARSFHAAVGIISFMLFNSFIVFCSLFLNMAWFFYSLTFMLIAVSFLLDAIHALPTGYDIAATLIFGLVSFYCFLAALASSTFEGCCLPMGRPMVQLSGVGAGTSKCLHLPARKASSVKRIADILRNGGTCGIPTDTVYVLVAACSRPDAVERAHRSKRQAQDRPMSLWISSLKQLEPARHLFTPLLWDFMEAAWPSPISLVIPRGEWVDFLGMKDSAKYVGTPQSVAIRIPDCSVTTHLIDLVGPIVVTSANPTGEADTTHHNQVYAKLGDKVDAVLCAGPSPENIASTVVDCTKIDSGNIGFFRVGIIPKSQVLQILEQVQKKHLVVPSSGPCPTKGWEELQSRGHAVPNGVGRAALVEPDPDPDPEHHTRF, encoded by the exons ATGGGCGACAGCGGGGCTGAGTCACTGCATTCCTGCATCGGGCTCCTGGGCATTTCCGCAG GCTCTCTCCTGCTGGCCGTGCATTTCTACAGCTCCGCACGAGCGGCGCCGCTGATCCCCAGCACGGCTCTGGgggtcctgctgctccttgtgtCGGCTCTCCTGGCCTATGCAG GGATCCGGAGGAGCCTCAGGAGCGCCTCGCTGCTGGTGGCGCTGTGCCTGACCCTGTCAGCCCTCTGGAGTGGCTATGGGGTGATCCTcatcctggcagggcagggagcgcTGCCCGGCCCGGGCGATGCCCGCGATGCCCTGGTGCCAGGCCTGGCCACTTTcaccctggccctgctcctgctggccgtGGTGGGCTTCCTCTGCGGGGAGCCCCTGCTGGGCCTGGTGGCCGCCGCCGTGTCCCTGGCTAGCGCCCATGAGGTGgccctgcactgcagctcctcGCTCGGGCCCTCGGCCGTGGCCTGCGCTCACCTCAGTGTCTGCTTGCTCGGGGGCTACTTTGCCCTGGGGAGGATCCTGTGCCTCCTGACCAAAGGGAGCCTTGCCCTCCCTGGCACGGAGCTCACTGAGAAGAAGGCCCAGGAGCAGGGCCggggcagcactggcagcacgAACCCCTtcacagcccctgggctgctgctgaacATGCTGTCAGCCAGTGTCTTCTGCTGCAGGCTCCTGGGCGTCACCCACAGGCTCTTCCTGGGCCAcgtgccctggctgtgggcagctggCACCTTCCAGATTGGCATCTGTGTGCTGTCCTACCGTGCAATGGACGCGCTCATGGCCACGGCCTTTGGCTTCACTTCCATCCTCAAATTCGCTGCAGGTTACTGCCTCCTGTaccctgcctggcagccagaggagccATCTCTCCCAACCCCATTCCTGGTGGTTTTCTCCATTCTTTTTGCTGTCTTggctctttttctctcccttcagAGCCCTGTGGATGGCCTGTACTTGCTGGTTTTTGTCGCCTACTGCATTGCCTTGGCTTGCAGCcccaggggtttttttgcaggtGGCCCCCAAGGCGTGGCCGTGGCCATTTTTGTGTCCTCGGCCTTGGTGGCTCTGATTCACCTGTACAATGTGAGGGCCAGGGCCAAGATCCCAACAGGGAAGGGGGCTGTGAAGGCCCTCCTTGCTCGCAGCAGCCTCCTGAAGCTCCGGGAGGGTCCAGACCTCCACACTCCCTACCTGGGCTATTCCAAGTATGCCGATGCAGAGGTCCTTACCTATGCCTGCAGTGTCCTGGCTTCTTTTGCTCTAACAGCCTCAGGAGACCCTCAGGCTCCTCTTGCCACCGTGGTCATTCCATGGCTGGTGGTAGCTGGTGGGATCCTGAAGCTCCTGGGTGGCTCAGTGGCCTTTGCCCGGGGTAAAACCCTGGAGAGCAGTGCCTTCATCCTCTACTCTGTCATGTGGATCATCTGGGGCCTGACAAGGTACAGTGGcctctgtggcactgccagaAGCTTCCACGCAGCCGTGGGCATCATTTCCTTCATGCTCTTCAACAGCTTCATTGTCTTCTGCTCGCTCTTCTTAAACATGGCCTGGTTCTTCTACTCCCTCACGTTCATGCTCATCGCTGTCAGCTTCCTGCTGGATGCCATCCATGCTCTTCCCACTGGATACGACATCGCTGCCACTCTTATCTTTGGGCTGGTCAGCTTTTACTGCTtcctggctgccctggccagcagcaccttTGAGGGCTGCTGCTTGCCCATGGGGAGGCCCATGGTGCAGCTCAGTGGTGTCGGGGCAGGAACAAGCAAGTGCCTTCACCTTCCTGCCAGGAAAGCTTCCTCAGTCAAGAGAATTGCAG ATATCCTGAGGAACGGTGGCACCTGTGGCATCCCCACGGACACCGTGTACGTGCTGGTGGCCGCCTGCAGCCGGCCTGACGCCGTGGAGAGAGCTCACAG GTCCAAGCGCCAGGCTCAGGATCGCCCCATGTCCCTCTGGATTTCCAGTCTGAAGCAGCTGGAACCTGCCAGGCACTTGTTCACTCCCCTCCTCTGGGACTTCATGGAGGCTGCCTGGCCATCTCCCATTAGCTTGGTCATTCCCAGAG GTGAATGGGTGGATTTCCTGGGAATGAAGGACTCTGCCAAGTACGTTGGAACCCCTCAGAGTGTGGCCATCCGCATTCCCGACTGCTCTGTCACCACACACCTCATCGACCTG GTTGGTCCCATTGTGGTCACATCAGCCAACCCAACGGGAGAGGCTGACACGACCCACCACAACCAAGTGTATGCCAAGCTGGGAGATAAG GTGGATGCAGTTCTTTGTGCTGGGCCTTCTCCAGAGAACATTGCCTCCACCGTGGTGGACTGCACCAAGATCGACAGTGGGAACATCGGATTCTTCCGAGTCGGCATCATCCCCAAGTCTCAG GTGCTGCAGATCCTGGAGCAGGTGCAGAAGAAACATCTGGTGGTCCCTAGCAGTGGCCCTTGCCCCACGAAAGGCTGGGAGGAGCTCCAGAGTCgtggccatgctgtgcccaacggggtgggcagagctgccttggTGGAGCCGGACCCTGATCCCGATCCCGAGCACCACACCCGCTTCTGA